In Phaseolus vulgaris cultivar G19833 chromosome 10, P. vulgaris v2.0, whole genome shotgun sequence, a single genomic region encodes these proteins:
- the LOC137817997 gene encoding uncharacterized protein, which translates to MEIDARSGGVSVIGLEEPNGSGLEPSGACIEPRGACIDCGNGEPSGACIDFGHGLMANVVNEDVASLEVTCGTGSDNPLKLNLRKELYGDGRHWNKTVKIKDLSNVMGTSHAVLASKSEADLVGGRSVSADNLLNENNLVDVRVDHVLLVHQSDSKTDSLFTSDSAIENCNKIFWLKTDKNEASSVWEVFLRGNGREIRVSLLMKIISLNVRGLGGTIKRNYLRELISKEQVDMNKAINSAGGVLTMWSSKSFQMARVVNGRNYSVIEGLWKHGNGARVTLVNIYCSGSLREKKEVWNEINTVRVNQLSRAWCVIGDFNSIRQQEERKSLISTIDYSREIKGFNEFIENSELVDVSLVGRKFTWYKPNGLVKSRIDRVLVSKEWLDLWPNCQHGRRARNQLHGIFVNGKWYEDKEVIKDKVREFFDDRFARNDACQVRLDNVRFCSISGSDNDMLINDFSEDEIRAAVWSCDSFKSPGPDGFNFDFLKFCWEIIKKDVMATVRDFAANGHWPRGTNASFLCLIPKVENPQQLGEFRPISLVGCLYKIISKALSLRLKKVINKVIDVRQSAFLEGRGLLESVLVANEVLEEYKRKRKSCVFFKVDYEKAYDSVSWEFIYYMLRRLGFCELWIRWIKGCLESASVSVLVNGSPTKELFPKKGLRQGDPLAPFLFLIVAEGLAGVSRMAEEKNLIDSVVVGRDEVKVSMLQYADDTLFFCEANTKSIFNIKAILQCFELTSGLRVNFLKSKIGGTGVSHISLRSFAAILKCDVMSSPFVYLGLPVGGSHKRGVFRNGVIEKIQARLRKWIWRLGTDKGGLWKEILISKYGGWRSLRGEGKSSRCSLWWKDLKGVWASEGWGRSFEDGFEWKVGGGKEISFWEDRWLGCGALKRVFPRLFSICSAEKVRVADLGYWSNGVWVWQLAWRRPFFEWEKPMVDQLSQALLEARMVLGEDDRWVWKGGGDQLFSVNSAYSLVRRDCEADHSPIFRKLWICKVVPSTLFTALRVMENEIATRVNLERRRVLLESSLCGKEEESYRHLLFDCIFAWRVWCFCFKWLGVSFVSHNDPKSNFAQFRIDTSSDLTNEV; encoded by the exons ATGGAAATTGATGCTAGGAGTGGAGGGGTCTCGGTTATTGGTTTGGAGGAACCGAATGGGAGTGGTCTGGAACCAAGTGGCGCATGCATTGAACCAAGGGGCGCATGCATTGATTGTGGCAATGGTGAACCAAGCGGCGCATGCATTGATTTTGGCCATGGTTTAATGGCAAATGTGGTTAACGAAGATGTTGCTTCGTTGGAAGTGACGTGTG GAACGGGGTCTGACAATCCCTTGAAGCTGAATTTAAGGAAGGAGTTGTACGGGGATGGCCGCCATTGGAATAAAACGGTGAAGATAAAGGATTTGTCTAATGTCATGGGGACCTCCCATGCGGTGTTAGCTTCAAAGTCGGAGGCAGATTTGGTTGGGGGTAGAAGTGTGTCAGCTGATAACTTGCTCAATGAGAATAATTTGGTGGATGTAAGGGTAGATCACGTTCTTTTGGTCCATCAATCGGATTCTAAGACTGACTCTTTATTCACGTCTGACAGTGCAATAGAGAATTGTAATAAAATCTTTTGGTTGAAGACAGATAAGAATGAGGCGTCAAGTGTTTG GGAGGTGTTTTTACGAGGAAATGGAAGGGAGATAAGAGTAAGTTTGTTGATGAAGATTATTAGTCTGAATGTCAGAGGGTTAGGTGGCACTATAAAAAGAAACTACTTACGGGAGTTGATTAGCAAGGAGCAGGTGGATATG AACAAAGCTATTAACAGTGCTGGTGGGGTTCTCACAATGTGGAGCAGCAAGTCTTTTCAGATGGCTAGGGTGGTAAATGGTAGGAACTACTCTGTGATTGAAGGTTTATGGAAGCATGGTAATGGGGCAAGGGTAACGTTAGTGAACATTTATTGCTCTGGCTCTTTACGGGAAAAGAAGGAGGTGTGGAATGAAATCAATACTGTCAGAGTGAATCAATTGTCAAGGGCGTGGTGTGTTATTGGAGACTTCAATTCTATTAGACAACAAGAGGAGAGGAAGAGTTTAATTTCGACGATAGATTATTCCAGAGAAATAAAAGGCTTCAATGAGTTTATCGAAAATTCGGAACTGGTTGATGTTTCGTTGGTAGGTAGGAAGTTTACTTGGTATAAGCCAAACGGGCTAGTAAAGAGCAGAATTGATAGAGTACTAGTTTCAAAGGAATGGTTGGATTTGTGGCCAAATTGCCAGCA TGGGAGAAGGGCAAGGAATCAGTTGCACGGGATTTTTGTAAATGGTAAATGGTATGAGGATAAGGAAGTGATTAAGGACAAGGTTCGAGAGTTTTTCGACGATAGGTTTGCTAGGAACGACGCTTGTCAGGTTCGGTTAGATAATGTTAGATTCTGTTCAATTTCGGGCTCTGACAACGATATGCTGATTAATGACTTCTCTGAAGATGAGATTAGGGCAGCGGTTTGGAGTTGTGACAGTTTCAAAAGTCCTGGCCCTGACGGCTTCAATTtcgattttttaaaattttgctGGGAAATCATTAAGAAAGATGTGATGGCAACGGTGAGGGATTTTGCGGCTAACGGGCATTGGCCCAGAGGTACAAACGCTTCGTTTCTTTGTCTAATACCAAAAGTGGAAAACCCCCAGCAGCTTGGTGAATTTCGCCCTATCTCTTTAGTTGGTTGTCTGTACAAAATCATTTCCAAAGCATTATCTCTACGCCTGAAGAAGGTGATCAACAAAGTTATAGATGTGAGACAGTCAGCTTTTCTTGAAGGAAGGGGTTTGTTGGAGAGTGTGTTGGTTGCCAATGAGGTTCTGGAAGAgtataaaagaaagagaaaaagttgtGTCTTCTTCAAAGTTGACTATGAGAAGGCGTACGACTCTGTTAGCTGGGAGTTCATTTACTATATGTTGAGGAGGTTGGGCTTTTGTGAGTTGTGGATTCGGTGGATAAAAGGGTGTTTAGAATCAGCGTCGGTTTCAGTTCTTGTGAATGGCAGTCCAACTAAGGAGTTATTTCCTAAGAAAGGTCTCCGTCAAGGTGATCCGCTTGCACCGTTCCTATTTCTTATTGTGGCAGAAGGGTTGGCTGGGGTGTCAAGGATGGCTGAAGAGAAGAATTTGATTGATAGTGTGGTGGTTGGCAGAGATGAAGTGAAGGTTAGTATGTTACAGTACGCAGATGATACCTTGTTTTTCTGTGAAGCTAACACAAAAAGCATTTTCAACATTAAGGCCATTTTGCAATGCTTTGAGCTTACCTCTGGGCTCAGagttaattttttgaaaagcAAAATTGGCGGAACGGGGGTGAGTCATATTTCGCTTAGGAGTTTTGCAGCTATTCTTAAGTGCGATGTGATGAGTTCCCCTTTTGTCTATCTGGGCTTGCCTGTCGGTGGGAGTCATAAGCGTGGGGTTTTTCGGAATGGGGTGATTGAAAAAATTCAGGCTAGACTAA GAAAATGGATCTGGAGGTTGGGTACGGATAAGGGTGGTCTTTGGAAGGAGATTCTAATCTCTAAATATGGTGGATGGAGAAGTTTGAGAGGGGAAGGTAAAAGTAGTAGGTGttctctttggtggaaagaCCTAAAGGGGGTTTGGGCCTCGGAGGGGTGGGGcagaagttttgaagatggtTTCGAGTGGAAAGTCGGTGGTGGAAAGGAAATTTCTTTTTGGGAGGACAGGTGGCTCGGTTGTGGTGCGCTGAAGAGAGTATTTCCGAGATTGTTTTCTATATGCTCGGCCGAAAAAGTTAGGGTGGCCGACCTTGGGTATTGGTCTAATGGTGTTTGGGTGTGGCAATTAGCCTGGCGCAGACCTTTTTTCGAGTGGGAAAAGCCTATGGTAGATCAGTTAAGTCAGGCATTACTTGAGGCGAGGATGGTTTTGGGAGAGGATGATAGGTGGGTGTGGAAGGGAGGGGGTGATCAGTTGTTTTCAGTTAACTCTGCTTATTCTTTGGTAAGGAGGGACTGTGAGGCGGATCATTCTCCGATTTTTAGGAAGTTATGGATTTGTAAAGTCGTACCTTCAACTTTATTTACGGCTTTGAGGGTGATGGAGAATGAGATTGCTACTAGGGTCAATTTGGAAAGACGAAGGGTGTTGTTAGAAAGTTCTTTGTGTGGGAAGGAGGAAGAGTCCTATCGTCACTTGTTGTTCGACTGTATTTTTGCTTGGCGGGTCTGGTGTTTTTGTTTCAAGTGGTTGGGAGTGTCGTTCGTGTCCCACAATGATCCTAAGTCAAACTTTGCTCAATTTAGGATAGATACGTCCTCTGATTTGACTAATGAAGTGTGA